One window of the Leptospirales bacterium genome contains the following:
- a CDS encoding 4-oxalocrotonate tautomerase family protein produces the protein MPYVNIQITQGATREQRSQLVKEVTDSVTRILGKRPEHTHIVIQQIAEDHWGYSGMLTDDYRKSQQ, from the coding sequence ATGCCCTATGTGAACATCCAGATTACGCAAGGAGCAACGCGAGAACAGCGCTCTCAATTGGTCAAAGAGGTCACGGATTCAGTGACGCGTATCCTCGGCAAACGGCCGGAACATACCCATATTGTGATTCAGCAGATTGCGGAGGATCACTGGGGATATTCGGGTATGCTAACCGACGACTATAGAAAGAGCCAGCAGTAG
- a CDS encoding GH3 auxin-responsive promoter family protein, with product MYRWTGWVAELLLKLLSRKAPLSFEQSCRSQSKILQDLVHRAAATRFGIDHDFKSIRTIEEYQQQVRLRSYADFWSEYWEKAFPRLVNNTWPGRIPYFARTSGTTTGKSKYIPCTLEMVRSNNRAGLVVMLEHLRNRPRSKVLRGRYFMFAGSPNLEQLSADVFAGELSGIAARETPSWAGKDRNYPPPELARITDWNEKLDAVSADCLNKNIRAISGLPSWLQILFLRIFKDKPVANAGLASYFPDLELIVHGGMSLEPYRQYFQQIAAGMNLDYREIYAASEGFFAIADRAHGEGLRLIPDNGIFYEFVRLEDFHSLNPKRNWIENIENDVDYVLVVSTCAGLWSYVVGDIVRFVDRKNLRLLFSGRLSQTLSMFGEKVLNEEVELALSKALKALNATLKDFAIHSAFTKEDRAKGIHTYIIELAEEAAGIEQKLARMIDQNLIDSNSGYATRRKSDINIVEPRVILGRKGLFESWMNSMGKTGGQHKVPRLINDAQMTDLLARNQAQ from the coding sequence ATGTACAGATGGACCGGATGGGTTGCGGAACTTCTCCTGAAGTTGCTGAGCAGAAAAGCGCCTTTATCCTTCGAGCAGAGCTGTCGTTCCCAGAGCAAGATCCTTCAGGATTTGGTGCATCGAGCAGCGGCGACCAGGTTTGGGATCGATCACGATTTCAAATCCATTCGGACGATTGAAGAATACCAGCAGCAGGTAAGGCTGCGCAGTTACGCTGATTTCTGGAGCGAATACTGGGAAAAGGCCTTTCCGCGTCTGGTAAACAACACCTGGCCGGGGCGGATTCCCTATTTTGCAAGGACCTCGGGAACGACCACTGGCAAGAGCAAGTACATACCCTGCACGCTGGAGATGGTCCGGTCAAACAACAGAGCGGGCCTTGTCGTTATGCTGGAGCATTTGCGAAACAGGCCCAGAAGCAAGGTCCTTCGCGGCCGTTACTTTATGTTTGCTGGCAGTCCAAATTTGGAGCAGTTGAGCGCGGACGTTTTTGCCGGCGAATTGAGCGGCATTGCAGCCCGCGAAACCCCAAGCTGGGCTGGCAAGGACCGTAACTACCCCCCGCCTGAACTGGCCAGGATTACGGACTGGAACGAGAAACTGGATGCAGTCAGCGCCGATTGTCTGAACAAAAACATTCGTGCGATCAGCGGACTTCCGTCCTGGCTTCAGATTCTCTTTCTTCGCATCTTTAAGGATAAGCCCGTGGCCAATGCCGGCCTGGCGAGTTATTTTCCCGATCTTGAATTGATTGTACACGGGGGAATGAGCCTCGAGCCCTATCGCCAGTACTTCCAGCAAATCGCTGCCGGAATGAATCTTGATTATAGAGAAATCTATGCCGCCAGCGAAGGATTCTTTGCCATCGCCGACCGCGCTCACGGCGAGGGCTTGCGCTTGATTCCCGACAACGGAATCTTCTATGAATTCGTACGATTGGAAGACTTTCATTCATTGAATCCAAAACGCAACTGGATTGAGAATATCGAAAACGACGTCGACTATGTTCTCGTCGTGTCTACCTGCGCCGGCCTATGGAGTTATGTCGTCGGAGATATCGTTCGCTTTGTCGACCGGAAGAACCTGCGGCTGCTGTTCAGCGGCCGGCTTTCACAGACGCTGTCGATGTTTGGCGAAAAAGTTCTGAATGAAGAGGTCGAACTGGCTCTGTCGAAGGCCTTGAAGGCCCTGAACGCGACCCTCAAGGATTTTGCCATCCACTCTGCATTTACAAAAGAGGACAGGGCAAAAGGTATTCACACATATATTATCGAACTGGCAGAGGAAGCCGCTGGAATCGAACAGAAGCTGGCGCGAATGATTGATCAGAACTTGATTGATAGCAATTCTGGATATGCCACCAGGCGAAAGAGCGATATCAATATTGTCGAACCGCGCGTGATCCTTGGCCGAAAGGGACTCTTCGAGAGCTGGATGAATTCCATGGGAAAAACCGGGGGACAGCATAAGGTTCCCCGGCTGATCAATGATGCGCAGATGACCGATCTTCTTGCCAGGAATCAGGCGCAGTGA